The proteins below are encoded in one region of Shewanella putrefaciens:
- a CDS encoding acyl-CoA dehydrogenase family protein, whose amino-acid sequence MDFNFNDDQRQFADLARQFAAEELTPFAAKWDEEHHFPKDVIQKAGELGFCSLYSPESEGGMGLSRLDASIIFEELAKGCTATTAMLTIHNMATWMVTTWGTETLRQTWSEPLTTGQMLASYCLTEPGAGSDAASLQTKAVRDGDEYVISGSKMFISGAGATELLVVMCRTGQAGPKGISAIAIPADAAGVIYGKAEDKMGWNAQPTRQITFENVRVPVANLLGEEGQGFTFAMKGLDGGRINIATCSVGTAQAALERATQYMNERQQFGKPLAAFQALQFKLADMATELVAARQMVRLAAFKLDSGDPEATAYCAMAKRFATDVGFQVCDAALQIHGGYGYIREYPLERHFRDVRVHQILEGTNEIMRLIIARRLLDENAGQIL is encoded by the coding sequence ATGGATTTTAATTTCAACGATGACCAACGTCAGTTTGCCGATCTTGCGCGCCAGTTTGCCGCGGAAGAATTAACCCCGTTCGCCGCCAAGTGGGATGAAGAACATCATTTCCCCAAAGACGTGATCCAAAAAGCCGGTGAGCTAGGTTTTTGCTCTCTGTATTCGCCAGAATCCGAAGGTGGCATGGGCTTATCGCGCCTCGATGCCTCGATTATTTTTGAAGAACTTGCCAAGGGCTGCACCGCGACCACGGCCATGCTGACCATTCACAATATGGCGACTTGGATGGTGACGACTTGGGGCACTGAAACCCTGCGTCAGACTTGGTCTGAGCCGTTAACCACTGGGCAGATGTTAGCGTCATACTGTTTGACTGAGCCGGGCGCGGGTTCGGACGCTGCATCTTTGCAAACTAAAGCGGTGCGTGACGGTGATGAATATGTGATTTCAGGCTCGAAAATGTTTATCTCGGGCGCGGGCGCCACTGAGCTTTTAGTGGTGATGTGCCGTACGGGCCAAGCTGGACCTAAGGGTATTTCGGCGATTGCGATCCCGGCGGATGCCGCTGGCGTTATCTACGGTAAAGCCGAAGATAAAATGGGCTGGAATGCCCAGCCGACTCGCCAAATCACCTTTGAAAACGTGCGCGTGCCAGTAGCTAACTTGCTCGGTGAAGAAGGCCAAGGTTTTACTTTTGCAATGAAAGGCTTAGATGGCGGTCGTATCAATATCGCGACCTGTTCAGTGGGGACGGCGCAGGCGGCCCTTGAGCGTGCAACTCAATATATGAATGAGCGGCAGCAATTTGGTAAACCCCTGGCGGCATTCCAGGCGCTACAATTTAAGCTTGCCGATATGGCAACTGAGTTAGTGGCAGCCCGCCAAATGGTGCGCCTCGCGGCCTTTAAACTCGATAGTGGCGATCCAGAAGCCACGGCTTATTGCGCCATGGCGAAACGCTTTGCCACCGATGTGGGCTTTCAAGTCTGTGATGCGGCGCTGCAAATTCATGGTGGATATGGTTATATCAGGGAGTACCCGCTGGAACGTCATTTCCGCGATGTGCGCGTACACCAGATTTTAGAAGGCACCAACGAAATTATGCGCTTAATTATCGCCCGTCGTTTGCTCGATGAAAATGCAGGACAAATTCTGTAA
- a CDS encoding enoyl-CoA hydratase — MEYLVERIEGHTAILTMNNPPANTWTAESLQALKAKVLELNANKEIYALVLTGQGQKFFSAGADLKLFSDGDKGNAATMAKHFGEAFETLSQFRGVSIAAINGYAMGGGLEVALACDIRIAEIQAVMALPEATVGLLPCAGGTQNLTALVGEGWAKRMILCGERIDATQALNLRLVEEVVETGEALNAAIALAAKVANQSPSSVTACKTLIQAGRNMPRSQALPIERELFVGLFDTEDQAEGVNAFLGKRKAEWRNR; from the coding sequence ATGGAATATTTAGTTGAACGTATCGAAGGCCATACGGCCATTCTGACGATGAATAATCCGCCAGCAAACACTTGGACCGCCGAGAGTTTGCAGGCACTCAAGGCTAAAGTGCTTGAGCTGAATGCCAATAAAGAGATTTATGCTTTAGTGCTTACGGGCCAAGGGCAAAAGTTTTTCTCCGCCGGCGCCGATTTAAAGTTGTTTAGCGACGGCGACAAAGGCAATGCGGCGACGATGGCAAAGCATTTTGGTGAAGCCTTTGAAACCTTAAGTCAATTCCGCGGTGTGTCGATTGCGGCGATCAACGGCTACGCTATGGGCGGCGGTTTAGAAGTGGCGCTCGCCTGTGATATTCGCATTGCCGAAATCCAAGCGGTAATGGCATTACCCGAAGCGACAGTCGGGTTATTACCCTGCGCGGGTGGCACTCAAAATCTGACTGCTTTAGTGGGCGAAGGTTGGGCTAAGCGGATGATTTTATGCGGCGAGCGTATCGATGCAACCCAGGCATTAAATTTGCGTTTAGTCGAGGAAGTGGTTGAAACGGGTGAAGCCCTCAATGCGGCTATTGCCCTTGCGGCGAAGGTGGCGAATCAGAGCCCGAGCAGCGTCACCGCCTGTAAAACCCTTATCCAAGCGGGCCGTAATATGCCGCGTAGCCAAGCCTTACCAATAGAGCGTGAATTATTTGTCGGGTTATTCGATACCGAAGATCAGGCCGAAGGCGTGAATGCGTTTTTAGGGAAACGTAAAGCCGAGTGGAGAAACCGCTAA
- a CDS encoding enoyl-CoA hydratase/isomerase family protein — MTHAVEQATTTQNVVFQTLATASGKLIGVVTLNVEKALNALDLGMVRAMTAQLNLWKKDPLIACIVLDGSGEKAFCAGGDVRALYHASVASKGQVTEVAKVFFEEEYRLDHLLHTYGKPVLVWGDGIVMGGGLGLMAGASHRVVTETSRIAMPEVTIGLYPDVGGSYFLNRMPGKMGLFLGLTAYHMNAADACYVGLADHYLNRDDKELMFDAMATLDWSDTPALNHQRLDSMINELSNQVNIPKGDSLLAESQEIIDRLMAGSLEDIVARMSTLVSEDAWLMKARDTFLAGSPISWHLVNVQAQLGTKLSLAQCFQWELTVSVNVCAHGDFCEGVRALLIDKDRQPQWRFKDVQAVPTAVLEQILASPWGEAHPLSQLS, encoded by the coding sequence ATGACCCATGCAGTAGAACAGGCCACGACCACACAAAATGTGGTGTTTCAGACCTTAGCCACCGCTTCTGGCAAGTTGATTGGAGTGGTGACACTCAATGTCGAAAAAGCCCTCAATGCCTTAGATTTAGGCATGGTGCGCGCGATGACGGCGCAGCTCAATCTGTGGAAGAAAGACCCCCTTATCGCCTGTATCGTTTTAGATGGTAGTGGTGAAAAGGCATTTTGTGCCGGGGGAGATGTGCGGGCACTGTACCATGCCTCCGTGGCGTCTAAGGGACAAGTGACTGAAGTCGCGAAAGTGTTCTTTGAGGAGGAGTATCGCCTCGATCATCTACTGCATACCTATGGCAAACCTGTGCTCGTATGGGGCGATGGTATCGTCATGGGCGGCGGCCTAGGTTTAATGGCGGGGGCGAGCCACAGAGTCGTGACCGAAACCTCGCGCATTGCTATGCCTGAGGTGACTATTGGCCTGTACCCCGATGTGGGCGGCAGTTATTTCCTCAATCGTATGCCGGGCAAAATGGGACTGTTTTTAGGACTCACCGCCTACCATATGAATGCGGCCGATGCCTGTTATGTGGGACTTGCGGATCACTATTTAAATCGCGATGACAAAGAACTGATGTTTGATGCCATGGCAACCTTAGATTGGAGCGATACGCCCGCGTTAAACCATCAACGCCTCGATAGCATGATCAACGAGCTGTCTAACCAAGTGAATATCCCTAAGGGCGATAGTTTACTGGCCGAGAGTCAAGAGATTATCGACCGGCTGATGGCGGGCAGCCTTGAGGATATCGTCGCGCGTATGTCGACGTTAGTGTCAGAGGATGCTTGGCTAATGAAGGCGCGGGATACTTTCCTCGCGGGTAGCCCTATCAGTTGGCACTTAGTGAATGTTCAAGCGCAGCTTGGCACTAAACTCAGCCTAGCCCAGTGTTTCCAATGGGAATTAACTGTCAGTGTCAATGTGTGTGCCCACGGTGATTTCTGCGAAGGCGTGCGGGCGCTGCTGATCGATAAAGACAGACAACCCCAGTGGCGCTTTAAGGATGTGCAAGCTGTGCCTACGGCCGTGCTTGAGCAAATATTGGCTTCCCCCTGGGGCGAGGCGCATCCTTTAAGCCAGTTAAGCTAA